In the genome of Fulvivirga maritima, one region contains:
- a CDS encoding SusC/RagA family TonB-linked outer membrane protein — MKQVYSNPPNSYTVLGLTKTALKETFKAEKLIMQFLLMALLVVFNQAQAQSPISGTVLEETTGEPVPGVTVVVKNTSRGTITDGEGHFTVEASPDDILVFSFVGFKRREISVGNQTNFSVSLEEDITELSEIVVVGYGEQKKQNLTGAVSAVESETLTTRPVGQVSAALQGVAPGVTVTQSSGQPGADQGSIRIRGIGTFNDNAPLVLVDGVQYNINDIDPNDIESMSVLKDAAAASIYGVRAANGVILIKTKRGDKGAPKVSYNNYFGWQRPTTLPDFVGAQTYMQLRNLTSTNTGGGTVFSQAQIDAYNNPDRNTFEYPDVNWFDKVLNASGFQQSHSLGIAGGADNIKYRFSTNYFDQKGLVEKTEFERITVRLNTDIKLSERLNFNADISAKISNTKEPQGGTSQQFQTADATNPLNGIKNEAGEWLRARNEDNPLRLQEEGGLYEDKENLYMGNFRADYEIIDGLTLSGLASVNNSSEYYSQRDLLFEYGDVEQGANSVAKTSVDFWFTNIQGLLNYQKSFGEHSIKVLGGISRLTRRSDQLYADRQNLPAPYLDQLDAGEQENQHISGNAYKYALQSYFGRINYSFKDRYLLEANIRRDGSSRFPDGQKWGTFPSFSAGWIISREAFMDDVTIFDELKLRGSWGKLGNDNTLDGNGSADYYPYQSTLEVSSYPFNGSMVQTLQLSSYPNNSLTWETTKMTDFGLDLVLLSGKIDATFDYYIKETNDILMPYLQPSSVGLSYPFQNVGSMKNRGWELAVNYHGTVGEDFSFTIGGNIADVKNEVTDLNGTDQLEDSNGIFTALKVGDPINAYYGYEVDGMFQTEEQVNNYASVAGAAPGDLIYRDVDGNDEINADDRVYLGSNIPRYTYGINLGAEYKNFSLSAFFQGVGDVDVHTLNILQAPIGPDGNFRSLHEDSWTPENTNAAYPRLGANEQNNQASSYWVKSGAYLRLKNVRLNYRLPSEWLESVNISNCSLFVSGQNLLTFSGLEDGIDPETPSTSRYYPQVKIYTFGVNVNF; from the coding sequence ATGAAGCAAGTTTACAGCAATCCACCCAACTCGTATACTGTTTTGGGTTTAACAAAAACTGCTTTAAAGGAAACTTTTAAGGCAGAGAAATTGATCATGCAGTTTCTTTTAATGGCGCTTTTGGTTGTGTTTAATCAGGCACAAGCCCAAAGTCCAATAAGTGGAACTGTATTGGAAGAAACTACTGGTGAGCCTGTTCCTGGGGTTACTGTAGTAGTAAAGAATACATCTAGGGGAACAATTACAGATGGTGAAGGTCACTTTACCGTTGAGGCATCACCTGATGATATTTTAGTTTTTTCTTTTGTAGGTTTTAAAAGAAGAGAAATCAGTGTAGGAAATCAAACTAATTTTTCAGTTTCTCTTGAAGAAGATATTACTGAATTATCAGAAATAGTAGTAGTGGGATATGGAGAACAAAAGAAACAAAATTTAACAGGTGCAGTATCAGCCGTAGAATCTGAAACTTTAACAACCAGACCTGTAGGTCAGGTATCGGCTGCATTACAAGGAGTGGCACCTGGAGTTACTGTTACACAAAGTAGTGGACAGCCTGGTGCTGATCAAGGAAGTATCCGTATCAGAGGTATTGGTACATTTAATGACAATGCTCCTTTAGTTTTGGTTGATGGTGTTCAGTATAACATCAATGATATAGACCCTAATGATATTGAGTCAATGTCAGTACTTAAAGATGCGGCGGCAGCATCTATCTATGGAGTTAGAGCTGCAAATGGTGTAATCCTTATTAAAACTAAGAGGGGTGATAAAGGAGCTCCTAAAGTGTCTTACAACAATTATTTTGGATGGCAAAGACCTACTACTTTACCTGATTTTGTGGGAGCCCAGACCTATATGCAGCTAAGAAATTTAACAAGTACTAACACAGGTGGTGGCACCGTATTTTCACAAGCGCAAATTGATGCTTACAATAACCCTGATCGTAATACATTTGAGTACCCAGACGTAAATTGGTTTGATAAAGTGTTAAATGCAAGTGGTTTTCAGCAGAGCCATAGCTTAGGTATTGCGGGTGGTGCAGATAATATTAAGTACCGCTTTTCAACTAATTATTTTGATCAAAAAGGGCTTGTTGAAAAGACTGAATTTGAGCGTATTACAGTAAGATTAAATACTGATATTAAGCTTTCTGAGAGGTTAAATTTTAATGCAGATATTTCTGCTAAAATTTCTAATACAAAAGAACCTCAGGGAGGAACAAGTCAACAGTTCCAGACTGCTGATGCCACTAACCCATTGAATGGGATTAAAAATGAAGCCGGAGAATGGTTAAGAGCAAGAAATGAAGATAATCCTTTAAGATTACAAGAAGAGGGGGGGCTTTATGAGGATAAGGAAAACCTTTATATGGGTAACTTCCGTGCAGATTATGAGATAATTGATGGATTAACATTATCAGGGTTAGCCTCTGTCAACAATAGCTCTGAGTATTATAGTCAGCGTGATTTACTGTTTGAGTATGGAGATGTTGAACAGGGAGCCAATTCTGTTGCTAAAACTTCTGTTGATTTTTGGTTTACTAACATTCAAGGACTATTAAACTATCAAAAATCTTTTGGAGAACATTCTATAAAGGTGCTTGGAGGTATTTCAAGACTTACGAGGAGGTCTGATCAATTATATGCAGATAGACAAAATTTACCTGCACCTTATTTAGATCAATTAGATGCCGGAGAGCAAGAAAATCAACATATAAGTGGAAATGCTTATAAATATGCTTTGCAGTCTTATTTTGGAAGAATTAATTACTCTTTTAAAGATAGGTATCTATTAGAGGCCAATATAAGAAGAGATGGTTCTTCTCGTTTTCCTGATGGTCAAAAATGGGGGACATTTCCTTCGTTTTCTGCAGGTTGGATAATATCTAGAGAGGCGTTTATGGATGATGTGACAATTTTTGATGAGTTAAAATTAAGAGGGTCATGGGGTAAATTAGGAAATGATAATACTTTAGATGGTAATGGAAGTGCAGATTATTATCCATACCAATCAACACTTGAAGTTTCAAGTTATCCTTTTAATGGATCAATGGTTCAAACTTTACAATTAAGTTCTTATCCAAATAATTCTTTAACGTGGGAGACTACAAAAATGACCGATTTCGGACTTGATCTTGTTCTTTTGTCAGGTAAGATAGATGCTACTTTTGATTATTATATTAAGGAAACTAATGATATTCTAATGCCATACTTGCAACCAAGTTCTGTTGGTCTGTCATACCCTTTTCAAAATGTGGGATCTATGAAAAACAGAGGTTGGGAGCTAGCAGTTAATTATCATGGTACAGTAGGAGAAGATTTTTCTTTCACTATTGGAGGTAATATTGCTGATGTAAAGAATGAAGTAACTGATCTTAATGGAACAGATCAATTAGAGGATAGTAATGGTATTTTTACCGCCTTAAAAGTAGGTGATCCTATTAATGCATATTATGGATATGAAGTGGATGGAATGTTCCAAACAGAGGAACAGGTGAACAATTATGCGAGTGTGGCTGGTGCAGCCCCCGGAGATTTGATTTATAGAGATGTAGATGGTAATGATGAAATCAATGCCGATGATAGAGTTTATCTAGGTAGTAATATTCCAAGGTATACTTACGGTATTAACTTAGGCGCTGAGTATAAAAACTTTTCTTTGTCTGCATTTTTTCAAGGTGTAGGTGATGTTGATGTGCATACTTTAAATATTTTGCAAGCACCTATAGGTCCGGATGGAAACTTCAGAAGTCTTCATGAAGACAGTTGGACTCCAGAAAATACTAATGCAGCTTATCCACGATTAGGAGCTAATGAGCAAAATAATCAAGCTTCTTCTTATTGGGTAAAGAGCGGGGCATATCTTAGACTTAAAAATGTACGATTGAATTACAGGCTTCCTTCTGAGTGGTTAGAAAGTGTAAACATTTCAAATTGCAGTTTATTTGTTAGTGGTCAAAATTTATTAACCTTTTCTGGTTTGGAAGACGGAATAGATCCAGAAACGCCATCCACTAGTAGATACTATCCACAAGTTAAAATTTATACGTTTGGAGTAAATGTTAACTTTTAA
- a CDS encoding RagB/SusD family nutrient uptake outer membrane protein: MRNRYIILIFLGVAVFFSSCDTDDFLDQQPMDEVSGEAYWQTIDQAQSALDNGYRYLRDDYYRMVISATTDDSYSWSDWPTDAKFVGTGTATTTAGYFSHYWSTNFRIVSSSNFLLDNIDNIEGDEASLNEIRGQALTLRAYAYQQLIALFGDVPRVEHVPSPEELYPTLTSREEIANWIVDDLTQAAEYLPVSYEGESGRVTRGVALAIKARVLLYEGDWQRAAEAAQEVMDLGAYSIDDDYLSLFDGTNKGSTEIIFAAQYSTNSKNAIATWVGGPAVGGWSQIVPLQSLIDAYEMTDGQTIDESPLYDSSNPFDNRDPRLSLTVILPGGVVNGSVVDVTDTTSGNINVIGANNASPTGYYYRKYVADDISGDWDQRSYNDEILIRYAEVLLTYAEAKIEAGQIDGTVLDAINQVRQRQGVEMPAVTTTSAAELREIVRRERRVEFALEEHRLFDIRRWRIAEDVMPGNVYGILNDFDERRGDYGQHILIEERYFDPSKDYLWPIPQQEMDLNENLQPTGGWY, translated from the coding sequence ATGAGAAATAGATATATAATATTAATTTTTTTGGGTGTAGCTGTGTTTTTCAGCTCCTGCGATACAGACGATTTTCTAGATCAGCAACCAATGGATGAGGTGTCGGGCGAGGCATATTGGCAAACAATTGATCAAGCTCAGTCAGCTTTAGATAATGGATATAGATATCTAAGAGATGATTATTATAGAATGGTGATATCTGCCACAACTGATGATAGTTATTCTTGGAGTGATTGGCCTACTGATGCTAAGTTTGTAGGTACTGGGACTGCTACTACTACTGCTGGTTATTTTTCCCATTATTGGTCCACGAATTTTCGAATTGTTAGTTCATCAAATTTTTTATTAGATAATATTGATAATATTGAAGGAGATGAAGCTAGTCTAAATGAAATTCGAGGACAAGCACTGACTCTTAGAGCCTATGCTTATCAACAATTAATTGCTCTTTTTGGTGATGTGCCTAGAGTAGAGCATGTGCCTTCTCCTGAGGAGCTTTATCCTACTCTTACTAGTAGAGAGGAAATAGCTAATTGGATAGTTGATGATTTAACGCAAGCTGCGGAGTATCTTCCCGTTTCTTATGAAGGTGAATCAGGTAGAGTAACTAGAGGTGTGGCACTTGCTATTAAAGCTCGTGTTTTGCTATATGAAGGAGATTGGCAAAGAGCAGCTGAGGCTGCGCAAGAAGTTATGGATCTAGGGGCTTACTCAATAGATGATGATTATTTATCTTTATTTGATGGAACAAACAAAGGAAGTACTGAGATTATTTTTGCAGCTCAATATTCAACTAATAGTAAAAATGCGATTGCTACTTGGGTAGGAGGTCCTGCCGTAGGAGGATGGAGTCAAATAGTACCGCTCCAGAGTCTAATTGATGCATATGAAATGACGGATGGGCAGACTATTGATGAATCCCCCTTGTACGACTCTTCTAATCCTTTTGACAATAGAGATCCCAGGTTATCACTTACGGTTATTCTTCCTGGAGGGGTAGTTAATGGTAGTGTTGTTGATGTAACGGATACCACCAGTGGTAATATAAATGTGATAGGTGCAAATAATGCATCTCCTACTGGATATTATTATAGAAAGTATGTGGCAGACGATATATCTGGAGATTGGGATCAGAGATCTTATAATGATGAAATATTGATTAGATATGCTGAAGTATTACTTACTTATGCTGAAGCTAAAATTGAAGCAGGTCAGATTGATGGTACAGTATTGGACGCAATTAATCAGGTGAGACAAAGACAAGGTGTTGAAATGCCAGCAGTAACTACTACATCAGCTGCAGAATTAAGGGAAATTGTAAGAAGAGAACGCAGAGTGGAATTCGCTTTAGAAGAGCATAGGCTATTCGATATTCGCAGATGGAGAATTGCAGAAGATGTGATGCCAGGAAATGTGTATGGGATTCTTAATGATTTTGATGAGAGGAGAGGTGATTATGGTCAGCATATTTTGATTGAAGAACGTTATTTCGATCCTTCTAAAGATTATTTATGGCCTATTCCTCAGCAGGAAATGGACTTAAATGAGAATTTACAACCAACAGGTGGTTGGTATTAA
- a CDS encoding beta-galactosidase: MKKLKTLIFLMLIGLAITQTNAQGKKAFRIKDGSFQVNKKPIHIYSGEMHYSRIPKEYWRHRLRMIKAMGLNTVATYVFWNYHEVEPGKWDFSTGNKNLAEYIKTAQEEGLYVILRPGPYVCAEWEFGGYPFWLQNNPDLEIRANNQAFLDSCKVYLGKLAEQVADLQVSRGGNIIMTQVENEFGSYVSQREDISAEDHLAYRTKIYEMLQEVGFEGPFFTSDGSWLFEGGAIEGVLPTANGEGNVNNLKKAVNKYHNNEGPYMVAEFYSGWLDHWAEDFITIGSESLTNQTKTYLENGVDFNFYMVHGGTNFAFTSGANYNDEHDIQPDLTSYDYDAPISEAGWATPKYKAIREVMKEYVSYDVPEIPEQIPVISIPSIEISKSADALSYIKKQKPVKSETPLTYEELMQESGYVLYRKRFTQPINGKLKIEGLRDFATVYVNGKKQGVLNRVFNNYEMNISMPFNGTLEILVENMGRINYGAEIVHNKKGIISPVTINDYEITGNWEMYKAPFDEVPSLDNLKEAKTGLPVIYEATFNIKTAGDTFLDMTNWGKGIVFVNGHNLGRYWKVGPQQTLYVPGCWLNEGENKVIVFEQLNDTEQKALSGIKEPILTDLKVD, encoded by the coding sequence ATGAAGAAATTAAAAACGCTTATTTTCTTAATGCTCATTGGTCTGGCCATAACCCAGACCAATGCACAAGGAAAAAAAGCTTTCAGAATTAAAGATGGAAGCTTTCAGGTTAATAAAAAGCCTATCCATATCTATAGTGGCGAAATGCACTATAGCCGTATTCCTAAAGAATATTGGAGACACAGATTAAGAATGATTAAAGCCATGGGTCTTAATACCGTGGCAACCTATGTTTTTTGGAACTACCATGAAGTAGAACCTGGAAAATGGGATTTTAGTACTGGTAATAAGAACTTAGCAGAATACATAAAAACCGCTCAGGAAGAAGGGCTTTATGTGATTTTGAGACCAGGACCATATGTATGTGCTGAATGGGAATTTGGAGGATATCCGTTTTGGCTACAAAACAATCCTGACCTTGAAATTAGAGCGAACAATCAGGCATTCTTAGACTCTTGTAAGGTATACTTAGGCAAGCTGGCTGAGCAGGTAGCTGATTTACAAGTGAGCAGAGGGGGTAATATTATTATGACCCAGGTAGAAAATGAATTCGGTTCTTATGTATCTCAGAGAGAAGATATCAGTGCCGAGGATCACCTGGCTTACAGAACCAAGATCTATGAAATGCTTCAGGAAGTAGGCTTTGAAGGGCCATTTTTTACTTCTGACGGCAGCTGGTTATTCGAAGGAGGAGCGATTGAAGGAGTATTACCTACTGCCAATGGAGAAGGCAATGTTAACAACCTTAAAAAGGCGGTAAATAAATATCATAATAATGAAGGTCCTTATATGGTAGCTGAATTTTATTCAGGGTGGTTAGATCACTGGGCCGAAGACTTCATTACTATAGGGTCAGAAAGTCTCACCAATCAGACCAAAACCTATTTAGAGAATGGCGTTGACTTTAACTTCTATATGGTTCATGGCGGCACAAATTTCGCTTTCACCAGCGGGGCTAACTATAATGATGAGCATGATATTCAGCCTGATCTTACCAGCTATGACTATGATGCCCCTATTAGCGAAGCAGGATGGGCCACACCAAAATACAAAGCCATCAGAGAAGTGATGAAGGAGTATGTTTCATATGATGTTCCTGAAATTCCTGAGCAGATACCCGTTATATCTATTCCATCTATAGAAATTTCAAAATCAGCTGATGCCCTCAGTTATATCAAAAAACAAAAGCCGGTTAAATCAGAAACTCCGCTCACATACGAAGAGTTGATGCAAGAATCTGGTTATGTTTTATATAGAAAGAGATTTACTCAGCCTATTAACGGAAAGTTGAAAATAGAAGGACTTAGAGATTTTGCTACGGTATACGTTAACGGCAAGAAGCAAGGCGTATTAAATAGAGTATTTAATAACTATGAAATGAACATATCCATGCCTTTCAACGGTACTCTTGAAATCCTGGTTGAAAACATGGGGAGAATTAATTACGGAGCCGAAATTGTACATAATAAAAAAGGTATAATAAGCCCTGTAACTATTAATGATTATGAAATTACTGGTAACTGGGAAATGTATAAGGCTCCATTTGATGAAGTACCTTCACTAGATAATCTGAAGGAAGCCAAAACTGGTTTACCTGTAATCTATGAAGCTACTTTTAACATAAAAACAGCAGGTGACACTTTCCTTGATATGACAAATTGGGGTAAAGGTATAGTATTTGTTAATGGCCATAACCTAGGCAGATACTGGAAAGTAGGCCCTCAGCAAACATTATATGTACCAGGATGCTGGTTAAATGAAGGAGAAAATAAAGTAATTGTTTTTGAACAACTTAACGACACAGAACAAAAAGCTCTTTCAGGAATAAAAGAACCTATATTAACTGATCTTAAAGTAGATTAG